A stretch of the Microcella sp. genome encodes the following:
- a CDS encoding 3-keto-5-aminohexanoate cleavage protein, translating to MQPLIINAAISGSLNKDAMPNLPKDPEDIGRMAIEVWQAGASIVHIHAKDDNGVHSGDVQYFKRAVDYIKEHDSDILINLTTSFTGSNVDDWETRFSPLTLSPDIASYDAGTMNFNEHVFYNKPEFLRELAKKMQQHGVKPEIEIFDTGQIGNAVRYAEEGLIDDPLYMQFVLGVNGGAPATAKHLVHLVESLPKGAIWSVAGIGRHQLPMDVLAILMGGHARTGLEDNWYYEKGVLATNKQLVERLAGLAKTFGREVATPSQAREILGLPASS from the coding sequence ATGCAACCGCTCATCATCAATGCTGCAATCTCGGGCTCGCTCAATAAAGATGCCATGCCAAACCTTCCGAAAGACCCGGAAGACATCGGAAGGATGGCGATCGAGGTCTGGCAAGCAGGCGCGTCGATCGTGCACATTCACGCCAAGGACGACAACGGCGTGCATTCGGGCGACGTTCAGTACTTCAAGCGTGCGGTCGACTACATCAAGGAGCACGACAGCGACATACTGATCAATCTCACGACCAGTTTCACTGGCTCCAACGTCGACGATTGGGAGACGCGATTCTCGCCCCTTACCCTGTCGCCCGACATCGCTTCCTATGACGCAGGAACGATGAACTTCAACGAGCACGTGTTCTACAACAAGCCCGAGTTCCTTCGGGAGCTGGCGAAGAAGATGCAGCAGCACGGAGTGAAGCCGGAGATCGAAATCTTCGACACCGGACAGATCGGCAACGCTGTGCGATACGCCGAAGAGGGATTGATTGATGACCCCTTGTACATGCAGTTCGTTCTCGGCGTGAATGGGGGAGCCCCGGCGACGGCGAAGCATCTCGTGCACTTGGTCGAGAGTCTGCCGAAGGGTGCGATTTGGTCTGTGGCGGGAATCGGCCGGCACCAGTTGCCGATGGATGTGCTGGCCATCCTCATGGGTGGTCATGCGCGCACGGGTCTAGAAGACAACTGGTACTACGAAAAGGGCGTCTTGGCGACAAACAAGCAGCTCGTCGAGCGTCTCGCCGGACTTGCGAAGACATTCGGGCGAGAGGTCGCAACCCCGTCGCAAGCACGTGAGATTCTCGGCCTCCCGGCGAGCTCATGA
- a CDS encoding enoyl-CoA hydratase/isomerase family protein: MNTFSTHLREGVLTGLMNRPRVHNALDSELRAALAGFWDRVREDDEVKVAVIAGVPGSSFSSGRDMKETAEAYQQAQTGPDWELGGRTGYPVDTPPGKPVIAAIDGYCMGAGLKMAAECDLRIAATSAIFGSPQAKVGRATESPLYLRRIGVPAAVALDMVFTGRRLDAQEALHYGLVSRVVGPNSLLDEAYAMASIIAAFSPTVVAGLKRGLDSGLGDLPSAVASPLWKSVTAMYGDTPDARKGAEAFVNRPRGQED, translated from the coding sequence ATGAACACCTTCTCAACCCATCTGCGTGAGGGCGTTCTCACTGGACTGATGAATCGCCCGAGGGTGCACAACGCCCTCGACAGCGAACTTCGCGCGGCGCTCGCCGGTTTCTGGGATCGAGTCCGCGAAGACGATGAGGTGAAAGTCGCCGTCATCGCAGGAGTCCCTGGTTCATCCTTCAGTTCTGGTCGCGACATGAAAGAAACCGCCGAAGCGTACCAACAAGCTCAGACGGGTCCTGACTGGGAGCTCGGTGGTCGTACAGGCTATCCCGTCGATACCCCCCCGGGTAAGCCAGTTATTGCGGCGATCGACGGATACTGCATGGGTGCGGGTCTCAAGATGGCGGCTGAGTGCGACCTGAGGATAGCGGCGACGAGCGCCATCTTCGGCAGTCCGCAGGCAAAGGTGGGCAGGGCAACCGAGAGTCCGCTGTATCTGCGACGCATCGGGGTGCCGGCGGCGGTTGCACTGGACATGGTTTTCACCGGTCGCAGACTAGACGCTCAGGAAGCCCTGCACTACGGCCTCGTCAGTCGCGTCGTGGGGCCGAACAGCTTGCTCGATGAGGCTTACGCGATGGCCAGCATCATCGCCGCGTTCTCTCCGACTGTTGTGGCCGGGCTGAAGCGCGGGCTTGACAGCGGACTGGGCGACCTGCCGTCGGCTGTCGCCTCACCGCTGTGGAAGTCGGTGACGGCAATGTACGGTGACACCCCAGATGCCCGCAAGGGCGCGGAAGCATTCGTCAATCGTCCGCGCGGTCAAGAGGACTAG
- a CDS encoding SMP-30/gluconolactonase/LRE family protein, translating into MADLTTTPSGWRMLAEGYGFVEGPVARGNLVDFVSVNRGVVYRAALDGTGATKLRELGGGPNGAAADASGLWVVNNGGRVMDGKSEITTDPGIQRIGLDGSVSAWLRSDLHAPNDCAFGPDGRLWFTDPYGRLLPPVDGPQGRVWAFNPSDGEFELIAEGLPHPNGLAFSADGSELYVTDTKDCSVVAFDVDGAGVRRGREVSVLPHGQPDGMAFDLEGRLWIAATTSEGICVLETDGSWSFIDLGDSFPTNLCFAGDELTTLVVTAARGGRVIARDAVAPGVPLFGAP; encoded by the coding sequence ATGGCGGATTTGACGACGACACCGTCGGGCTGGCGGATGCTTGCGGAGGGCTACGGATTCGTCGAGGGGCCTGTTGCCCGCGGCAACCTCGTGGATTTCGTGTCAGTGAACCGTGGAGTGGTGTACCGCGCTGCTCTTGACGGAACCGGGGCGACCAAGCTCCGCGAACTCGGAGGCGGCCCAAACGGGGCAGCGGCCGACGCGTCCGGGCTCTGGGTCGTCAACAACGGTGGCCGCGTGATGGACGGTAAGTCGGAAATCACCACCGATCCGGGAATCCAGAGAATCGGTCTCGACGGATCGGTCAGCGCGTGGCTACGTTCAGATCTGCACGCCCCGAACGACTGTGCCTTCGGTCCTGATGGTCGACTCTGGTTCACTGATCCATACGGTCGGCTGCTCCCGCCGGTCGACGGCCCACAAGGTCGAGTGTGGGCTTTCAACCCCTCTGACGGCGAGTTCGAGTTGATTGCAGAAGGCCTGCCACACCCGAACGGCCTCGCGTTCAGCGCAGATGGTTCGGAACTCTACGTCACAGACACCAAGGATTGCTCCGTCGTGGCGTTCGATGTCGACGGCGCAGGCGTACGCCGCGGTCGTGAGGTCTCCGTGCTACCCCACGGACAACCTGACGGCATGGCATTCGACCTCGAAGGCCGACTCTGGATCGCCGCCACCACATCCGAAGGTATCTGCGTGCTTGAGACAGACGGGTCTTGGAGCTTCATCGACCTCGGCGACTCGTTCCCCACGAATCTGTGTTTCGCCGGAGATGAGCTCACCACGTTGGTGGTGACTGCGGCACGCGGAGGCCGGGTTATTGCGCGAGACGCGGTCGCCCCGGGCGTGCCACTCTTCGGCGCGCCCTAG
- a CDS encoding acyl-CoA dehydrogenase family protein: MAVSLIYFNAVAYDKRQRRRARPARRIGSTMDFDETEDQRDLREMVREFLDRRWSESEVRRQMATERGYSDAIWKQVVDLGLPGVLVPEEHGGLGLGIVEAGIVLEEFGRTLFTTPFLASSVGATSAVLAAGDMERVEALASGAHLATLATVEADGDWRASSVETTATANRDEVRLTGEKHFVVDGLAADEFLVTARDDSGVSLYAVSSSASGVTVSPSETLDQTRKLTRVTLRDVPGERVGSAGDGARIVNESLAFCALALAAEQIGAAQRCLGAAVGYANVREQFGQLIAEFQAVQHRCADILVEIENARSVLLYALGATESRIEGWQDAISVAKVACSDALNYAAAENLHLHGGNGFTWEYPEHLYFRRARSADLLYGSPAFHRALLAESLGL, from the coding sequence GTGGCAGTGTCGCTCATCTACTTCAATGCTGTAGCATATGACAAGCGGCAGCGACGGCGCGCTCGCCCCGCACGACGAATCGGGAGCACTATGGATTTCGACGAGACCGAAGATCAGCGAGATCTGCGTGAGATGGTCCGCGAGTTCCTGGACCGTCGCTGGAGCGAGTCTGAGGTGCGCCGCCAGATGGCGACCGAACGTGGTTACAGCGATGCCATCTGGAAACAGGTTGTCGACCTGGGACTCCCCGGCGTGCTCGTACCTGAAGAACACGGCGGGCTCGGGCTCGGCATCGTCGAGGCGGGCATCGTGCTCGAGGAGTTCGGCCGTACCCTGTTCACCACTCCGTTTCTCGCCAGTTCAGTTGGCGCGACAAGCGCAGTTCTGGCCGCGGGAGACATGGAGCGCGTCGAGGCGCTCGCCTCCGGCGCACACCTGGCGACACTGGCGACCGTCGAGGCCGATGGCGACTGGCGCGCATCATCGGTTGAGACGACTGCCACCGCGAACAGGGATGAGGTTCGCCTCACCGGAGAGAAGCACTTCGTCGTCGATGGCCTTGCCGCCGACGAGTTCTTGGTGACGGCACGAGACGATTCCGGTGTGAGCTTGTACGCAGTCTCGAGCAGCGCCAGCGGCGTGACAGTGAGCCCTTCAGAGACTCTTGACCAAACTCGCAAGCTCACGCGCGTCACCTTGAGAGATGTACCCGGCGAGAGAGTGGGCAGTGCAGGTGACGGGGCACGAATCGTCAACGAATCTTTGGCGTTCTGTGCGCTCGCACTTGCAGCCGAGCAGATCGGAGCCGCGCAACGATGCCTAGGAGCCGCGGTCGGCTACGCCAATGTTCGGGAGCAGTTCGGGCAGCTCATCGCCGAGTTCCAAGCCGTGCAACACCGCTGCGCCGACATTCTCGTCGAGATCGAGAATGCTCGAAGCGTACTGCTCTATGCGCTCGGGGCGACGGAATCGCGCATAGAGGGCTGGCAAGACGCGATTTCCGTTGCGAAAGTGGCATGCTCCGACGCGCTCAACTACGCGGCAGCGGAGAACCTCCACCTTCACGGAGGCAACGGATTCACCTGGGAATACCCGGAGCACCTTTACTTCAGGCGAGCTCGTTCCGCTGATTTGCTCTACGGCTCGCCCGCTTTCCACCGCGCATTGCTCGCCGAGTCGCTCGGTCTGTGA
- a CDS encoding MaoC/PaaZ C-terminal domain-containing protein: MAQMLVNDDFEIGLVSRWTPEAESVVRHEAIVAYSEAIGETDERMLRGEVSPLMYGVVPSWRHIVDQFNAVIPPSGHGRQVHGEHVITSPRPLRPGDILQTRARLVGVKPTSKGSVVAIEAESRSTQGELLVHQVSTAFVIGVIANAGVGELPTNPAAFRSSRTQVVEMPTDLGLPARYASASGDDSPIHLDDDAAKAIGLPGVILHGMCSLALAGRAVVSAVGGGDPTQLRRLGCRFTGVAFPGDPIVVEVSGSGQVARFSAADADGRQVLSSGQASIGAPAAG, from the coding sequence ATGGCGCAGATGCTGGTCAATGATGACTTCGAGATTGGACTTGTGAGTCGGTGGACTCCCGAGGCCGAATCCGTCGTGCGCCATGAAGCCATCGTCGCGTACTCAGAGGCGATTGGTGAGACCGACGAGCGTATGCTCCGCGGAGAAGTATCGCCCTTGATGTACGGCGTCGTTCCGTCCTGGCGTCACATCGTTGACCAGTTCAACGCGGTGATTCCGCCATCCGGCCATGGGCGACAAGTGCATGGCGAACACGTGATCACTTCCCCTCGGCCGCTCCGCCCCGGAGACATACTTCAGACGCGCGCCCGCCTCGTCGGCGTCAAGCCGACATCCAAGGGGTCAGTGGTGGCTATCGAGGCGGAGTCCCGTTCGACTCAGGGTGAACTTCTCGTTCACCAGGTCAGCACTGCCTTCGTGATCGGCGTCATCGCGAACGCGGGCGTTGGAGAACTGCCAACGAATCCGGCGGCTTTTCGCTCGTCCCGAACCCAGGTCGTCGAGATGCCGACGGACCTCGGCCTCCCCGCGCGGTACGCGTCTGCATCGGGAGACGACTCCCCGATACACCTCGACGATGACGCAGCGAAGGCGATCGGGCTCCCCGGCGTGATACTGCACGGCATGTGCTCGCTCGCGCTCGCTGGTCGTGCGGTTGTGAGCGCGGTCGGGGGAGGTGACCCGACGCAGCTGCGCCGGCTCGGCTGTCGCTTCACGGGCGTTGCGTTTCCTGGGGATCCGATCGTGGTCGAGGTCAGTGGGAGCGGGCAGGTGGCGCGGTTCTCGGCGGCTGACGCAGATGGACGTCAGGTTCTTTCGTCAGGACAAGCTTCCATCGGCGCGCCAGCGGCGGGATAG
- a CDS encoding acetyl-CoA acetyltransferase, producing MRGALQREVAIAGIGLSDYPVAPGMTSEQHAALAFRRALDDSGLTKADVDGFFSAGDALPHFEDAENLAEYLGIQPRYFDSTFTGGSAFEVLLQHAALAIAAGECEVALIVYGSDARSRHKRGLGAKGLAPTTYLFDQPQSGPRRQGNAAAFEAPWGSSIISSYALAAQRHMYEYGTTSAQLAEIAVAMRYNAQFNPNAMYRDPLSVEEVLASPMLADPLHRWDCCVVSDGGGAVIMTSGERARDLKTTPVYVLAAKNAATHYNIAQMPDYTQTAAAMVADDVFRAADVTRDDIDTLQIYDSFTITVLLQLEDLGFAPKGEGGAWVSDGKLKVGGALPTNTDGGGLSACHPGMRGIFLIIEATRQLRHDAGDAQTPNAQLALVSGSGGILSHIGVAILGRQP from the coding sequence ATGCGCGGAGCCTTGCAGCGAGAAGTCGCGATAGCCGGAATCGGACTCAGCGACTATCCCGTGGCACCCGGAATGACGAGCGAGCAGCACGCCGCACTTGCATTCCGGCGTGCCCTCGACGACAGCGGACTCACGAAAGCAGACGTGGACGGCTTCTTCAGCGCCGGCGACGCGCTTCCTCACTTCGAAGACGCAGAAAACCTCGCTGAGTATCTCGGTATCCAGCCTCGATACTTCGACAGTACCTTCACCGGCGGATCGGCCTTCGAGGTACTTCTCCAGCACGCGGCTCTGGCGATCGCGGCCGGCGAGTGCGAAGTGGCACTGATCGTCTACGGATCGGATGCACGCAGTCGTCATAAGCGCGGGCTCGGCGCCAAAGGCCTCGCACCAACCACGTACCTGTTTGATCAGCCGCAGTCCGGGCCGAGGCGGCAAGGAAACGCTGCGGCTTTCGAAGCTCCCTGGGGCAGCTCGATCATCAGTTCATACGCGCTTGCGGCTCAGCGGCACATGTATGAGTACGGAACGACGAGTGCCCAACTCGCTGAAATCGCGGTGGCAATGCGCTACAACGCTCAGTTCAATCCGAATGCAATGTACCGAGACCCGCTGAGCGTGGAGGAAGTACTCGCTTCTCCCATGCTGGCTGACCCGTTGCATCGCTGGGATTGTTGTGTGGTGTCAGACGGTGGAGGTGCGGTCATCATGACGAGCGGCGAGCGCGCGCGCGATCTCAAGACGACGCCGGTCTACGTGCTGGCTGCCAAGAACGCCGCGACGCACTACAACATCGCGCAGATGCCCGACTACACCCAAACCGCCGCGGCGATGGTGGCCGACGACGTGTTCCGTGCTGCAGATGTCACCCGCGACGACATCGACACCCTGCAGATCTACGACAGTTTCACCATCACCGTCCTGCTCCAACTGGAAGATCTCGGGTTCGCCCCCAAGGGCGAGGGCGGGGCCTGGGTCTCTGACGGCAAGCTCAAGGTCGGTGGAGCATTGCCGACTAACACCGACGGGGGCGGCCTCAGCGCATGCCATCCCGGCATGCGCGGCATTTTCCTCATCATTGAGGCAACCCGGCAGCTGCGTCACGATGCGGGCGACGCGCAGACTCCCAATGCGCAGCTCGCACTCGTTTCTGGCAGCGGAGGAATCCTGTCCCATATCGGCGTCGCGATCCTCGGGAGGCAACCGTGA
- a CDS encoding Zn-ribbon domain-containing OB-fold protein yields the protein MGKEANTSVELRASDRVLPMPDSDSAEYWEGLARGELRLQRCTACGIAQFYPRSLCATCGGSVEWFAATGKGTVHTFTVVRTHGAEPFRSLVPFTLAIVELEEGPRMMTNLTGIDPDDVRIDLPVELEPVSAGDITLPFFTPRADS from the coding sequence ATGGGCAAGGAAGCGAACACCTCTGTGGAATTGAGGGCGTCCGACCGGGTTCTCCCGATGCCCGATTCTGACAGCGCCGAGTATTGGGAGGGTCTTGCGCGCGGCGAACTTCGTCTGCAGCGGTGCACCGCTTGTGGCATCGCACAGTTCTATCCGCGCTCACTCTGCGCCACGTGCGGGGGCAGCGTTGAGTGGTTTGCCGCCACAGGAAAAGGCACGGTGCACACCTTCACGGTGGTGAGGACACATGGGGCAGAGCCGTTCCGCTCACTGGTGCCCTTCACGCTGGCCATCGTTGAACTCGAAGAGGGACCACGCATGATGACGAACCTTACGGGCATTGATCCCGACGACGTTCGGATCGACCTCCCGGTCGAACTCGAACCCGTATCGGCAGGCGATATCACTCTGCCGTTCTTCACTCCGCGGGCAGACTCGTGA
- a CDS encoding acyl-CoA dehydrogenase family protein, with protein MNLTDTPAEAAFRARVRLWLQSNAPEKGSPEDFSHGYGALEGEAEERFLRQSRDWQAKLADAGFAGLSWPKEYGGQGLSTTEEIIFAEEQSKFGVTTAVFDVAIRMIGPTIIAHATEEQKQRFLPPMLRGEEIWCQFYSEPLAGSDLASVRTTAVRDGDGWVVNGQKVWTSGATYCQWAMLLARTDAEVPKHKGLTCFFVDMALPGIDIRPLRQMTGSSHFNEEFFDDLRLPGGSEFGAVGNGWRVVLTTLTYERAIMGGGHKGPSFDELRGLALAAPDQPGSDRRRELIDVYIGERMLDLLDARVQSALAHGRDPEMESSVKKIHHGRHISRTTRLGLDLQGAAGMVTDGPMGDHWAYEALNSPMYRIAGGTDEIQRNILAGRILGVPAAAKRTSTITHAREGQS; from the coding sequence GTGAATCTCACCGATACCCCCGCAGAGGCCGCGTTCCGTGCGCGTGTTCGGCTTTGGCTTCAGTCCAACGCTCCCGAGAAAGGCTCACCAGAGGACTTCTCTCACGGATACGGTGCGCTCGAAGGCGAGGCCGAGGAACGCTTTCTTCGTCAGTCCCGTGACTGGCAGGCGAAGCTTGCCGACGCGGGATTCGCAGGCTTGAGTTGGCCGAAGGAGTACGGCGGACAGGGGCTGTCGACCACGGAAGAAATCATCTTCGCGGAGGAGCAGTCGAAGTTCGGAGTGACCACCGCTGTGTTTGACGTGGCGATTCGCATGATCGGGCCGACGATCATTGCGCACGCTACGGAAGAGCAGAAGCAACGTTTCCTGCCGCCGATGCTGCGCGGCGAGGAGATTTGGTGCCAGTTCTACAGTGAGCCGCTGGCCGGCTCTGATCTGGCCAGCGTCCGCACCACAGCGGTGCGAGATGGCGATGGCTGGGTGGTGAACGGACAGAAGGTCTGGACTTCGGGCGCCACCTACTGCCAATGGGCGATGCTCTTGGCTCGAACTGATGCGGAGGTGCCGAAGCACAAAGGCCTCACCTGCTTTTTCGTGGATATGGCGTTACCAGGGATCGACATTCGCCCCTTGCGGCAGATGACCGGGTCATCGCACTTCAACGAGGAGTTCTTCGACGACCTTCGGCTTCCTGGCGGCAGCGAGTTCGGCGCAGTGGGAAACGGTTGGCGCGTCGTGCTTACGACGCTCACTTACGAACGCGCCATTATGGGCGGCGGCCATAAGGGCCCGTCTTTCGACGAACTCAGGGGGCTCGCGCTTGCGGCACCCGACCAGCCGGGGTCCGACCGCCGCCGAGAACTCATCGATGTGTACATCGGCGAGCGAATGCTCGATCTTCTCGATGCCAGAGTGCAGTCTGCGCTGGCACACGGAAGGGACCCGGAGATGGAGAGCTCAGTCAAGAAGATCCATCACGGTCGGCACATCAGCCGCACTACAAGACTCGGTCTCGATCTGCAGGGAGCGGCGGGAATGGTGACCGACGGTCCAATGGGTGACCACTGGGCCTATGAGGCGCTCAACTCGCCGATGTACCGGATCGCCGGCGGCACCGATGAGATTCAACGCAATATCCTCGCGGGCCGCATCCTTGGTGTGCCCGCCGCAGCCAAAAGGACTAGCACCATCACTCACGCAAGGGAAGGGCAGAGCTGA
- a CDS encoding SDR family NAD(P)-dependent oxidoreductase, whose protein sequence is MQLGGDVVIVTGAGAGMGREHALLLGSLGARVVVNDVGVGLQGQDLGERPADEVVRLIVEAGGEAVADENSVATEEGADRLVRTALDTFGRVDAVVNNAGILRDRTFGKMSMDELRAVLEVHLVGSFLVTQKAWPHFRSQGYGRVVMTTSGAGLYGNFGQANYAAAKMGMVGLARTLAVEGARDGIKANSLSPAARTRMSNDTLEEEFAQALDPALVSPVVALMVSRECPWTGQTIAAGGGRVALVNISETPGYVNTRLTVDDLIANLDKVHDEAGSFTPDGVPAQADFLLAQIKAGAA, encoded by the coding sequence ATGCAACTCGGAGGAGACGTCGTCATTGTCACGGGCGCGGGGGCTGGCATGGGCCGTGAACACGCCCTGCTGCTCGGCTCACTCGGTGCGCGAGTCGTCGTGAACGACGTCGGAGTCGGCCTGCAAGGGCAGGATCTCGGCGAACGGCCGGCTGACGAGGTCGTGAGGCTCATCGTCGAGGCGGGCGGTGAGGCAGTTGCTGATGAGAACTCAGTCGCAACCGAGGAGGGTGCGGATCGGCTAGTTCGTACAGCGCTCGACACCTTTGGACGTGTCGACGCAGTGGTGAACAACGCCGGAATTCTGCGTGACCGGACCTTCGGAAAAATGAGCATGGACGAGTTGCGAGCAGTGCTTGAGGTGCATCTCGTCGGATCGTTCCTCGTGACCCAGAAGGCGTGGCCGCACTTCCGCAGTCAAGGTTACGGGCGAGTGGTGATGACGACATCCGGCGCTGGGCTATACGGCAACTTCGGTCAGGCAAACTACGCCGCCGCGAAGATGGGCATGGTCGGCTTGGCTCGCACTCTCGCGGTAGAGGGTGCACGCGATGGGATCAAAGCCAACTCACTCTCGCCGGCGGCGCGCACCCGCATGTCGAACGACACCCTGGAAGAGGAGTTCGCTCAGGCGCTCGACCCGGCCTTGGTGAGCCCCGTGGTTGCACTCATGGTGAGTCGCGAGTGCCCGTGGACCGGTCAGACCATTGCCGCAGGAGGAGGGCGCGTAGCTCTCGTGAATATCTCCGAGACACCTGGCTACGTGAATACTCGCCTGACGGTCGACGATCTCATCGCGAACTTGGACAAGGTTCACGACGAGGCCGGGTCATTCACCCCAGACGGAGTTCCGGCGCAAGCCGACTTCCTCCTCGCGCAGATCAAGGCAGGTGCAGCATGA
- a CDS encoding ABC transporter ATP-binding protein: protein MKDESLGLSETDVQAAVTDKSVAAAAVIENGALEVRGLGVKYGGFVALDDVSWSVAPGEILGIIGPNGAGKSTCMAAITNSVKHVGAVLLDGQDVTGVPTDRLSRLGLRRTFQQNAFYNELSVIENASSALLQHEGTPLWASVLLPRRETRQTRRRLAMAGELLTEFGVPSELFGNLPSEIPYGTQRMLSVALAFGSGAKALLVDEPAAGVGGSDMRDLAETLQRIAKTGTALVVIEHHMDLIMSVADRIVVLDRGAMLAAGTPHEIRTNEKVLEAYLGRAA from the coding sequence ATGAAAGACGAGTCGCTCGGCCTCAGTGAAACGGACGTTCAGGCCGCGGTCACTGACAAGTCCGTCGCGGCGGCGGCGGTCATTGAGAACGGCGCCTTGGAAGTGCGTGGGCTCGGCGTGAAGTACGGGGGATTCGTGGCTCTCGACGATGTCTCGTGGTCGGTCGCTCCGGGAGAGATCCTCGGCATCATCGGTCCCAACGGCGCCGGAAAGAGCACCTGCATGGCGGCGATCACCAACAGTGTCAAGCACGTCGGCGCTGTTCTTCTCGATGGTCAGGATGTGACTGGGGTTCCGACCGACAGGCTCTCGCGACTCGGGCTCCGACGCACATTTCAACAGAACGCCTTCTACAACGAGCTCTCCGTGATTGAGAACGCTTCGAGTGCACTACTTCAGCATGAAGGCACTCCGCTCTGGGCGTCGGTACTTCTTCCGAGGAGAGAGACCCGGCAGACGCGGCGTCGTCTGGCGATGGCTGGAGAGCTTCTGACCGAGTTCGGTGTGCCTTCTGAGCTCTTCGGCAACTTGCCCAGCGAGATTCCTTACGGCACGCAGCGAATGCTGTCGGTGGCCCTCGCATTCGGCTCTGGCGCTAAGGCTTTGCTGGTCGATGAGCCAGCCGCCGGCGTGGGTGGGTCTGATATGCGCGACTTGGCCGAGACGCTCCAGAGGATCGCGAAGACAGGCACCGCACTCGTTGTGATCGAGCACCATATGGACCTGATCATGTCGGTGGCAGACCGAATAGTAGTGCTCGATCGGGGCGCGATGCTCGCTGCAGGGACCCCCCACGAGATTCGCACCAATGAGAAGGTTCTCGAGGCCTACTTGGGGCGGGCAGCATGA
- a CDS encoding ABC transporter ATP-binding protein, which yields MSAILTTKGLTVRYGGNVALQPLDLEIPEASLITVVGSNGAGKSTLLSAIAGWSRGKAIQTGDVFLREEDISKRSTVYRANAGVTLVPESHSIFYSLTVEENLTLHRESHREGQRSLEEIYELLPRLAERKKQQAGSLSGGQRQMLAIGRALIANPTLLMLDEPSIGLAPQVIVEILQFVRNLVDSGMSVLLSEQNVTAVLGVSDELILLERGSVLTRGTPDELKDDPRLIDAYLGTES from the coding sequence ATGAGCGCCATCTTGACCACGAAGGGGCTCACGGTTCGCTATGGCGGCAATGTTGCGCTGCAGCCACTCGACCTTGAGATACCTGAAGCAAGTCTGATTACCGTGGTGGGATCGAATGGGGCCGGCAAGTCGACCCTCCTCAGCGCGATAGCAGGATGGTCGCGAGGCAAGGCGATCCAGACCGGTGACGTATTCCTGCGCGAGGAAGACATCAGCAAGAGGTCGACGGTGTATCGCGCTAACGCAGGCGTGACACTGGTGCCTGAGTCGCATTCGATCTTCTATTCGCTCACTGTGGAGGAGAACCTCACACTTCATCGTGAGAGCCATCGCGAAGGGCAACGTAGCCTCGAAGAAATCTACGAGCTCCTTCCTCGGCTTGCGGAACGGAAGAAGCAGCAGGCGGGTTCGTTGTCCGGAGGGCAGCGGCAGATGCTCGCAATCGGACGTGCGCTCATCGCCAACCCGACTCTGCTCATGCTTGACGAGCCCTCGATCGGCCTGGCCCCTCAGGTCATCGTCGAGATTCTGCAGTTCGTACGCAACCTCGTCGACTCCGGCATGAGTGTCCTTCTGTCTGAACAGAACGTCACTGCGGTGCTCGGTGTCTCGGACGAGTTGATCCTCTTGGAGCGCGGTTCGGTGCTTACGAGAGGGACTCCGGACGAACTCAAGGACGACCCACGCCTCATCGACGCCTATCTCGGGACCGAATCATGA